Proteins found in one Amycolatopsis umgeniensis genomic segment:
- the cysD gene encoding sulfate adenylyltransferase subunit CysD has translation MASPAYELTHLEALEAEAVHIFREVAATFERPVLLFSGGKDSMVMLHVAAKAFWPSPPPFPVMHVDTGHNFDEVIEFRDRTVGTYGLRLVVSSVQDDIDAGRVVEDPKAGRNRLQTAALLRGIREHSFDAVFGGARRDEEKARAKERVFSFRDEFGQWDPRNQRPELWDLYNGRHRKGEHIRVFPLSNWTELDIWQYIEAEGVDLPSIYYSHRRAVVQRDGMLLAHTRFLTLGEDESPYEATVRFRTVGDATCTGCVESTATSPGEVVAEVAVSRLTERGATRADDRISEAGMEDRKKEGYF, from the coding sequence ATGGCGTCCCCGGCCTACGAGCTCACCCATCTCGAAGCACTCGAAGCCGAAGCCGTGCACATTTTCCGGGAGGTCGCGGCGACCTTCGAACGGCCGGTGCTGCTGTTCTCCGGCGGCAAGGACTCGATGGTGATGCTCCACGTGGCGGCCAAGGCGTTCTGGCCGTCGCCACCGCCCTTCCCGGTCATGCACGTCGACACCGGACACAACTTCGACGAGGTCATCGAGTTCCGGGACCGCACCGTCGGCACCTACGGGCTCCGGCTCGTCGTCTCCAGCGTCCAGGACGACATCGACGCGGGCAGGGTCGTCGAAGACCCGAAGGCAGGCCGCAACCGTCTCCAGACCGCCGCCCTGCTGCGCGGCATCCGCGAGCATTCCTTCGACGCGGTCTTCGGCGGCGCCCGGCGCGACGAAGAGAAAGCCCGCGCCAAGGAACGCGTGTTCAGTTTCCGTGACGAGTTCGGCCAATGGGATCCGCGCAATCAGCGTCCGGAACTCTGGGATCTGTACAACGGCAGGCACCGCAAGGGTGAGCACATCCGCGTCTTCCCGCTGTCGAACTGGACCGAACTCGACATCTGGCAGTACATCGAGGCCGAAGGCGTCGATCTGCCGTCGATCTACTATTCGCACCGGCGCGCGGTCGTCCAGCGGGACGGGATGTTGCTCGCGCACACCCGGTTCCTCACCTTGGGCGAAGACGAAAGCCCGTACGAGGCAACGGTTCGCTTCCGCACCGTCGGCGACGCGACGTGCACCGGCTGTGTCGAGTCGACGGCGACGTCACCGGGTGAAGTGGTCGCCGAAGTGGCCGTCAGCAGGCTCACCGAACGCGGCGCCACCCGCGCCGACGACCGGATCTCCGAGGCCGGGATGGAAGACCGGAAGAAGGAAGGCTACTTCTGA
- a CDS encoding nuclear transport factor 2 family protein: protein MDLVALEEIRRLKARYLRCLDLKLWDEMAGTLTVDAHARYGTPSYGKPLTFDGREEIIGFFRNAVGPGVTTVHFAGQPEIDVDGDTAAGVWLMRDKVIVPEHGVVIEGAAYYEDTYRRVDGEWLTASTQYDRLYETMMSMDDVPSLKLTANRWS, encoded by the coding sequence ATGGACCTGGTCGCACTCGAAGAGATCCGACGCCTCAAAGCCCGCTACCTCCGGTGCCTCGACCTCAAGCTGTGGGACGAGATGGCCGGGACCCTGACCGTCGACGCGCACGCGCGCTACGGCACGCCGTCCTACGGCAAGCCCCTGACCTTCGATGGCCGCGAAGAGATCATCGGGTTCTTCCGGAACGCCGTCGGCCCCGGCGTCACCACGGTGCACTTCGCCGGGCAGCCGGAGATCGACGTCGACGGCGACACGGCGGCCGGCGTCTGGCTGATGCGGGACAAGGTGATCGTGCCCGAGCACGGCGTGGTGATCGAGGGCGCGGCGTACTACGAGGACACCTATCGGCGGGTGGACGGCGAGTGGCTGACCGCCTCGACCCAGTACGACCGGCTGTACGAAACGATGATGTCGATGGACGACGTGCCGAGCCTCAAGCTCACCGCGAACCGCTGGTCCTGA
- a CDS encoding serine hydrolase: MLGLGTVAAAGAVLGTTHVAQAAEESESDTAAANASAAARRISQVYARETAKAGGTWSSHVSVADSDGNLVTAVSERADAVVEAYSVNKIAVATAVLDKIDRGLLTLDQRVDVTADIVIKDTDGIFALDGAYPSSVTLGHAMAALLTLSDNTAVRLCGLVCPSAEVNEILRGKGFVHTQVVPVANPNRFFLGKTTPAETHTLLRKLVGGTLLSAKSTEYLLNILRSLSAFTDGVRLGLTSAERLRVATKAGWFNDGRNEAGVMFSADGKPILTYSLFASGVFAGDPAVTKDDYAATHPALKARAKLGKTMFRSVEKLTATTARTYAAAPYRATNGG; encoded by the coding sequence ATGCTGGGGCTGGGCACGGTCGCCGCCGCGGGTGCGGTACTCGGGACAACACACGTCGCTCAAGCCGCCGAAGAGTCCGAATCGGACACTGCCGCCGCGAACGCTTCGGCCGCCGCGCGCCGGATTTCCCAGGTCTACGCCAGGGAAACCGCGAAGGCGGGAGGCACCTGGTCGTCTCACGTCAGCGTCGCGGACTCCGACGGGAACCTGGTCACCGCCGTCTCCGAGCGGGCCGACGCGGTGGTCGAGGCCTACAGCGTCAACAAGATCGCGGTCGCCACCGCGGTACTCGACAAGATCGACCGCGGACTGCTCACTTTGGACCAGCGCGTCGACGTCACGGCCGACATCGTCATCAAGGACACCGACGGGATCTTCGCCCTGGACGGCGCGTACCCGAGTTCGGTGACGCTCGGGCACGCGATGGCCGCGCTGCTGACGCTGTCCGACAACACCGCCGTCCGGTTGTGCGGGCTGGTCTGCCCCTCGGCGGAGGTCAACGAGATCCTGCGCGGCAAGGGTTTCGTGCACACCCAGGTGGTCCCGGTGGCGAACCCGAACCGCTTCTTCCTCGGCAAGACGACCCCGGCCGAGACGCATACGCTGCTGCGGAAACTGGTCGGCGGGACACTGCTTTCGGCGAAGTCCACCGAGTACCTGCTGAACATCCTGCGTTCGCTGAGCGCGTTCACCGACGGGGTGCGGCTGGGCCTGACCTCGGCCGAGCGGCTGCGGGTCGCCACGAAGGCGGGCTGGTTCAACGACGGCCGCAACGAGGCCGGGGTGATGTTCAGCGCGGACGGCAAGCCGATCCTGACCTACTCGCTCTTCGCTTCCGGCGTTTTCGCGGGCGACCCTGCGGTCACCAAAGACGACTACGCCGCGACGCACCCGGCGCTGAAAGCGCGGGCGAAGCTCGGGAAGACGATGTTCCGTTCGGTCGAGAAGCTGACAGCGACCACGGCCCGCACCTACGCGGCCGCTCCGTACCGGGCCACCAACGGCGGCTGA
- the cysC gene encoding adenylyl-sulfate kinase has translation MGASQLVRLATAGSVDDGKSTLIGRLLFDSKTVFTDQLEAIERTSRARGEAYPNLALLTDGLRAEREQGITIDVAHRYFATPQRKFIIADTPGHVQYTRNMVTGASTADLALILIDARKGVLEQSRRHAFLASLLGIPHLVLCVNKMDLVGWSRERFEEIREDFRRFAMKLQVHDLTFIPMSALHGDNVVHRGAGMPWYEGTSLLHHLEQVHVASDRNLIDARFPVQYVIREHSRDFRGYAGTVAGGVFKPGDEVTVLPSGFTTTVRAIWGPGGTTITEAFASQAVTIELADDLDLGRGDLICRPGNRPHTGRDVDAMVCWFSEHHALTPGASYVVRHTTRETKAEIRDLDYRLDVTTLHRDETAKALSLNEIGRIRLRARQPLLFDSYRRNRSTGGFLLVDEHSGATVAAGMITGPSVTASNVVWHTAAVSRTERATRGLTVWLTGLSASGKSSVAVELERRLVGSGRPAYLLDGDNLRHGLNGNLGFSPADRAENVRRVAEVAKLFADAGVVSVVSLISPYRADRELARAAHEAAGLPFLEVFVDTPLEVCEDRDPKGMYAKARAGEISGFTGVDAPYEQPENPDLVLRPENGDPASMAALILATLE, from the coding sequence ATGGGCGCTTCACAGCTGGTCCGCCTCGCGACAGCGGGCAGCGTCGACGACGGGAAGTCGACCCTGATCGGCCGTCTGCTGTTCGATTCGAAGACGGTGTTCACCGACCAGCTCGAAGCCATCGAGCGCACCAGCCGCGCCCGCGGCGAGGCGTATCCGAACCTCGCGCTGCTCACCGACGGCCTGCGCGCCGAACGCGAACAGGGCATCACGATCGACGTCGCCCATCGGTATTTCGCGACGCCTCAACGGAAGTTCATCATCGCCGACACCCCGGGGCACGTGCAGTACACCCGCAACATGGTCACCGGGGCGTCCACGGCGGACCTCGCGCTGATCCTGATCGACGCCCGCAAAGGCGTACTCGAACAGTCGCGGCGGCACGCGTTCCTCGCGAGCCTCCTGGGCATCCCGCATCTGGTGTTGTGCGTCAACAAGATGGACCTCGTCGGCTGGTCCCGGGAGCGCTTCGAGGAGATCCGTGAGGACTTCCGCCGCTTCGCCATGAAACTCCAGGTCCACGACCTGACCTTCATCCCGATGTCGGCGCTGCACGGCGACAACGTCGTGCACCGGGGCGCCGGTATGCCTTGGTACGAGGGCACTTCCCTGCTGCATCACCTCGAACAGGTGCACGTGGCCTCGGATCGCAACCTCATCGACGCGCGTTTCCCGGTGCAGTACGTGATCCGGGAGCACAGCCGTGACTTCCGAGGCTACGCGGGCACCGTCGCGGGCGGGGTGTTCAAACCCGGCGACGAGGTCACCGTGCTGCCGTCCGGCTTCACCACGACGGTGCGCGCGATCTGGGGCCCGGGCGGCACCACGATCACCGAAGCCTTCGCGTCGCAGGCGGTCACGATCGAACTCGCCGACGACCTCGACCTCGGCCGCGGTGATCTGATCTGCCGTCCCGGCAACCGGCCGCACACCGGCCGGGACGTCGACGCGATGGTCTGCTGGTTCTCCGAACACCACGCGCTCACCCCCGGCGCGAGCTACGTCGTACGGCACACCACCCGCGAGACCAAGGCCGAGATCCGCGACCTGGACTACCGGCTCGACGTCACCACCCTGCACCGCGACGAGACAGCGAAAGCGTTGTCCCTCAACGAGATCGGCCGCATCCGGCTGCGCGCACGGCAGCCGCTGCTGTTCGATTCCTACCGCCGCAACCGGTCCACCGGCGGTTTCCTGCTCGTCGACGAACATTCCGGGGCGACGGTCGCGGCGGGCATGATCACCGGGCCGAGTGTGACGGCGTCGAACGTCGTCTGGCATACCGCCGCGGTCTCCAGGACGGAACGCGCGACACGGGGGCTCACCGTCTGGCTCACCGGGCTTTCCGCGTCCGGGAAGTCGAGTGTGGCCGTCGAACTGGAGCGGCGCCTGGTCGGGTCCGGCAGGCCCGCGTATCTGCTGGACGGCGACAATCTCCGGCACGGGCTCAACGGGAACCTCGGCTTCAGCCCGGCCGACCGCGCCGAGAACGTCCGGCGCGTCGCGGAGGTCGCGAAGCTGTTCGCCGACGCCGGAGTGGTGTCGGTGGTCTCGCTGATCAGCCCGTACCGAGCCGATCGCGAACTCGCCCGCGCCGCACACGAGGCGGCCGGGCTGCCGTTTCTCGAGGTCTTCGTCGACACCCCGCTCGAGGTCTGCGAAGACCGCGATCCGAAGGGGATGTACGCGAAGGCGAGGGCGGGCGAGATCAGCGGCTTCACCGGGGTGGACGCTCCCTATGAGCAGCCGGAGAACCCGGATCTGGTGCTACGGCCGGAAAACGGCGACCCCGCGTCGATGGCCGCGCTGATCCTCGCCACCCTGGAGTAG